In Gimesia panareensis, the genomic window ACTGGCAGACAGTTGCCAGTATGGGGATCTGCTGCAGTTCCAGGAGAAACTGCGAGCGGAAGGTCGCGATTTTGAAACGGTGGCCTACATCAATACCAGTGCGAAGGTGAAAAGCCTGTGTGACTGGATTGTGACCAGCGGCAATGCCCGGGAAATCATCGACCGTGTGCCTGCTGATAAGGAAATTCTGTTCGTTCCGGATCAGCATCTGGGACGTTACCTGCAGGAAGTCACCGGACGTTCGATGATTCTCTGGCCCGGGTCCTGTATGGTCCACGAGATCTTCAGTGTGCAGGATCTGCTCCGTGCGAAAAAGAACAATCCTGGCTCGCTCGTCCTGGCTCACCCCGAGTGTCCGCATTCGATTCTCGAAGTGTCTGACTTCATTGGCGGGACAGAAAAATTGCGCCAGTATGTGATGTCGATAAAAGAACCGGGGACATTTCTGATCGCGACGGAAGCGAACATGATTCACCCCCTGGAGAAATCGGCTCCCCAGCACACATATCTTCCCGTGCCGGGCATCATGGCCTCTTCCGGGGAAACCTGCGCCTGCAACCGCTGCCCGCACATGGCACTGAATACACTGCAGAAAGTCCGCGACTGTCTGAAATATGGCAAGCCGGAAATTGAATGGCAGCCTTATTTCGACAAAGCCAAAGCAGTGCTCCAGCGCAGTTTGCTGCAGTAGATTAAACAGACCGCACCTGCACCTCTAACTGCTTATATTCCGGGCACATCCTCCGCCTGACTGCTCATATAATAGAACACTCATAAGTTCATTTGAGTTTTTTTTGAGCCGTTGAAACTCCGTTTGAGCCTCTCATACAAGCGGTATTTAAGGTCATATCAATCGTGCCGATTTTATTAAGTTAATTGACTTATTATTTAGGCACGCGCTTTGCCAAGTCTTCATACAGAATTAAAAACCGGCACGCCCCACGCCTCTGTCGGTCGATCTTTCTGCTGTCTCTGTTGCGCTAACGGAGCTGCGGTCGCCCCACAAAATATCTGATTGAATATGACCCGACGCTAAACGATTCAACAACTGATATCTCATTATTTCATGCAAGCCATTCGTAACGCGCTCCTTCTGATGGTTGCAGAAGAGACTGTCTGATCCCGACAGACACAGTCTAACCCCTCTCTTTTCTCACGCAGAGTCTCTCTGCGCTGACTGTCGACCCGCCACGACGCCGTTCAGGGGAACTGGAAGCAGTCTCGAGTTCATCTCGAAACCTCAAGAAAGCACTCACGGAAATGGAAATTCAAAACAAAGCAACCCGGATCAATCTTTTTAATTTTTCAACACCACAAATGCGGGCATTTCACATGTCCTGGTTTGCTTTTTTCTTATGCTTCTTTGCCTGGTTCGGCATCGCGCCGCTGATGTCCATTGTTCGTGAAGAAATGCATCTGACCAAAGAACAGGTTGGCTGGTGCATTATCGGCTCGGTTGCGATTACCGTGATCGCACGACTGTTTATCGGCTGGCTCTGCGACCAGATCGGCCCCCGACTGGCCTATACCTGGCTGCTCGTCCTGGGAGCGATTCCCGTGATGGGCATCGGCTTCGCTCATGATTATACCACCTTCCTGATCTTTCGCATCGCGATTGGTGCCATCGGGGCCTCCTTTGTCATTACCCAGTATCACACATCGTTGATGTTCGCCCCGAACTGTGTGGGAACGGCGAATGCCACCACCGCCGGCTGGGGGAACCTGGGGGGTGGTGTGACACAGATGGTCATGCCGCTGATCTTCGGCATGTTTGTCGGCATCCTTGGTTTCAGTGACACCATGGGCTGGCGGGCATCGATGTTCCTCGCCGGTCTGGTCTGTGCCCTGACCGGGATCGCCTATTATTTTCTGACCCAGGATGCTCCCGACGGCAACTTTAAAGAACTCAGAGAAGCCGGCAAGCTGACTCAGAAAGAACAGCAGAAGGGGATGTTCCTGAAAGTCTGCAAAGACTACCGCGTCTGGGCTCTGTTTGTGATCTATGGTGCCTGTTTTGGCATCGAACTGACCATTAACAATGTTGCTGCGCTCTACTTCCTGGATTACTTCGATTATTTCAAAAACATGGACGCGACCAAAGCCGTCAAAACGGCCGGTCTGATGGCAGGGATATTCGGTCTGATGAATATCTTCGCCCGTACGCTGGGGGGCATCTTCGGCGACCGCTTTGGCCAAAAGTGGGGATTGAGCGGCCGCGTCAAATGGCTGTTCATCGCGATTTTCTGTGAGGGCATCGCACTGATGGTCTTCTCACAGATGAGTGTCCTTGCCCTGGCGCTGCCTTCGCTGATCGTCTTCAGTCTGTTCGTGCAGATGTCTGAAGGTGCTACTTACTCCGTCGTACCTTTCATCAACAAGAAAGCACTGGGGGCCGTATCGGGCATCGTGGGAGCCGGTGGTAACGCAGGTGCCGTGACCGCAGGCTTCCTGTTTAAAACCCAGGCGATCAACTGGCCCACCGCCTTATTCATTCTTGGTGCGATTGTGACCTGCTGTGCCTTCCTGACCTTCCTCGTGCGGTTCAGCGAAGAAATGGAAGAGGAAGCCCGCCTGGCTCATGAAACTGCCATCACAGTCAAATCAGGGGAAAAAGAACTGGCTGCCTCGATGGGGCAATAAGCAGATGGCCTCGAGACCGCTCTCAGATACAAAACTTCAAGTGCTCAATTCATAAGGTAGATAACAGTGATTCATCAGAACTTCGACACCAGGCAAAATGTCGTCGTCATTGGCAACGGGATGGTCGGCTTGCGTTTTTGCGAGCAACTCGTTGATAAGGACCAGCAACAGGAATATCAAATCACCACGTTTTGCGAGGAACCCCGGGCCGCTTATGACCGGGTCGGCCTGACTCAGTTTTTTGCACACAATGATGCTGAAAAACTGATGCTGGCCCGTAAAGAATGGTATGCGGATAACCAGATCGACCTGCACCTCTCGGACCGGGCGGTCAGCATCGATCGGGAAAACAAGATCGTCCGTTCCCAGAAAGGGGTCGAGATCCCCTATGACAAAGTGGTGATCGCCACCGGTTCCTACCCCTTCGTTCCGGATGTGCCGGGTATCAAAAATCGCGGCGTGTTCGTGTACCGAACCATCAACGACCTGGAACAGATCATCGCTTACGCGAAGCAGTCCAAAACCGCTGCCGTAATCGGCGGGGGGCTGCTCGGTCTCGAAGCTGCCAAAGCGGCCCTGGATCTCGGACTGCAGACACACGTCCTGGAATTCGCCCCGCGACTCATGCCGCGACAGATTGATGACGCGGGTTCGAAAATTCTGGTGCAGAAGATCGAAGAACTGGGCGTGCAGGTCCATCTGAATAAAGCTACTCAGAAAGTACTGGGAGAGTCCAGTGTTGAAGGCATCCTGTTCCAGGATGGCTCTGATCTTGAACTGGACATGATCATTGTCTCAGCCGGGATTCGTCCCCGGGATGAACTCGCACGTGAATGCGATCTGGAAGTCGGCCCGCGCGGCGGGATCCTGGTCAACGATCACCTGCAGACCTCTGACCCGGATATCTATGCCGTCGGGGAAGTCGCCCTGCATTCCGGTATGGTTTATGGTCTGGTTGCCCCCGGTTACCAGATGGCTGAAGTTGCAGCGACGCATCTCTGTCATGGGGAAGCGGAATTCAAGGGCAGTGATCTCTCGACCAAATTGAAACTGATGGGTGTCGATGTGGCCAGTTTCGGCGATTACGAAGCGGGTCCCGATGTCTCCAAAAGTCTGACTTTTGAAGACCCGTTCAAGGGGGTCTACAAAAAGCTGGTATTCAATCCCGACGGAACCCGACTGATCGGCGGTATCCTGATTGGAGATGCCTCCGACTATGGCAGCCTGTCAATGCTGGCCAAGTCAGACGATAAGCTGCCCTGCAGCCCGCACGAACTGGTAATAGGAAGCGGAGGGGGTATTCCGGGCGGGAATGCCGCAGACATGCCGGATGAAGCACAGATCTGCTCGTGCAATAACGTGAGCAAAGGACAGATCTGTTCCGCCATCCAGGAACAGGAACTGACTTCGGTGGATCAGGTCAAAGCCTGCACAAAAGCGGGCGGAGGGTGTGGCGGCTGTATGCCCCTGGTCACCGATCTGTTCAAAGCGGAAATGGCGGCAGCCGGGATCACTGTCAATAATCATCTGTGTGAACACTTCGAGTTTTCTCGTACCGAACTGTTCAATATTATCAAAGTCAAAAAACTGAAAACCTTTACCGAGGTGATCGCCGATTGCGGTTCAGGTGCCGGCTGTGAGGTCTGCAAACCGACGGTGGCTTCAATTCTGGCCAGCCTCTGGAACGAACACATTGTCGATCATGCACCGCTGCAGGATACGAATGACCGTTTCCTCGCGAATATGCAGCGGGGAGGCCTGTATTCAGTAGTGCCCCGCGTTCCCGGCGGTGAGATTACTCCCGAGAAACTGATTGTTCTGGGTGAAGTCGCTCAGGAATTCGGGCTCTATACCAAAATCACGGGGGGACAGCGGGTCGACCTGTTTGGTGCCGAAGTCCACGATCTCCCCAAAATCTGGGAAAAGCTGATCGATGCCGGCTTTGAGAGCGGCCATGCGTACGGCAAAGCCCTGCGGACGGTCAAAAGCTGTGTGGGGACTACCTGGTGCCGCTACGGTGTGGGAGATTCGGTCGGTTTTGCAATTCGCCTCGAAGAACGCTATCGCGGAATTCGCGCACCTCATAAAATCAAAGGTGGCGTTTCGGGCTGCGTCCGCGAATGTGCGGAAGCTCAGAGTAAAGACTTCGGGCTGATTGCGACTGAAAACGGATACAACCTTTGCATTTGTGGAAATGGAGGGGCCAAGCCTCGACACGCCGACCTGTTTGCTTCGGACCTCGACGAAGAAACCTGTATTAAATATCTGGATCGCTTCCTGATGTTTTATATTCAGACTGCAGACAAACTGACCCGGACCGCCACCTGGCTGGAAAAGCTGGAAGGGGGTATCGATTACCTGCGGGAAGTGGTCATCGAAGACAAACTGGGGATCTGCGCAGAGCTCGAAACCATGATGCAGTCACTGGTCGATACCTATCACTGCGAGTGGAAAGAGGTCGTCGACAATCCTGCCAAACGGCGACTGTTCGAACAGTTTGTCAATACCGACGAGCACGAATCGTCGATCGAACTCATTCCCCAGCGCGGCCAGAAACGGCCCATTGACTGGGCGCCCGATTTCATTCCGCTGGAAAGTCTCCAGGATGCCGAACCACCTGCGTCTGAGAAAGACGAATCGCCGCGCGAATGGGTCAAAGTGGGTGTCGTCAGCGATTTCCCTGCCGAATCCGGTTCGACAGTCAAATACGGCAACTCTCAACTGGCTGTCTTCAACTTCCAGAGTCGTGGGGAATGGTTTGCCTGTCAGCAGATGTGCCCGCATAAGCAGGCGATGGTCCTGTCGCGCGGCATTCTGGGAGACGCACAGGGCATTCCCAAAGTTGCCTGCCCGCTCCACAAGAAGACGTTTTCCCTGGAAAACGGTTCCTGCCTGAGCGGGGAAGAAGAATATGCAGTCAATGTATTCAATGTTAAAGTCGACGAACAGGAAAATGTCTATCTCGAGCTGCCTGAAGTTGAGGTACTCGATGAATTAATCAATCAAACAGTATGTGCTGGCGCTCACTAAGCACAGGTTTAAGAAATGATCCTATCGAAACCGGAAGACGAACGAAAACAAAACGAAAAACTGGTAACCCTTTCTGTTTGTGATGTGATTCAGGAGGCCGACGATGTCTGCACGTTTCGTCTGGACAACCAGGCAGGCCTGTTATCTCCGCATCAGCCAGGCATGTTTATTAAAGTCTGTCTGGATATCCGGGGGAATGAAGTCTGGCGGAGCTTTTCCATCAGTTCCTCTCCTTTCCAACCGGAACAGATTGACCTGACGATTAAACGTAACCGGGAAGGGCAGGCCAGTAATTATTTTTTTGAACAGGTCCAGCGTGGCAGTCAGATTCGACTCAAAGGACCTTTGGGCCAGTTTTACTATGATCCGGAACTCCACACCGAGCCGTTAGTCCTGCTCTGTGCCGGGATCGGAATCACTCCCATGATGAGTATCGTCCGCTATCTGAAAGATTTAGATCAGAATCGAGCCTGCTTTCTGTTCTACGGCGCACGTACGCACCAGGATATCATCTTCGATCAGGAAACCAGACAACTGATGACCCAGTTGCCGGGGTTTCACTATTTCCTGACACTTTCACAGCCGGTACCACACTGGCTGGGCTACTGCGGGCATCTCAATTTTGATTTTATCATTTCCCGCATCCCACAAGTTACCAGCTGTCGTTTCTTTTTGTGTGGTCCCCGTGAGTTCAATCAGGAATTCAGTGATCGACTGCAGGAAACGGGTGCCCCTTCCGAATTGATTCACAGTGAGCAATTCCATAAAAAACGTAAAATCAGTTAGAGACACATGAGCTTCAACTACGACGAACATAATTCCAGTGCCGACTCGCCTCTGGATGAACATACATCGGGATCACAGGGAACGGCCACCTGCCATCAGGAATTCGATCTGATTAATCTGCTGCTGGAAGAGCAGCAGACGCTGACAGCCGTCGACGAATTTGCCCGGCAATACGAATCGCAGGCGCTACCGGCCCAGTCACGCTATTATGCTGACCTGATCCCCTCCAAGTCGCCCCAGTCGGGAGAGCAATACGCCTTCCAGGTTGACCTGGACCGCTGCTCGGGCTGTAAAGCCTGTGTCACTGCCTGCCACTCACTGAACGGGCTGGATGAAAACGAAACCTGGCGCGATGTCGGTCTGCTGATCGGGGGGACGAGCCAGGAGCCGATTTATCAGCATGTGACGACTGCCTGTCATCATTGCCTGGACCCAGGCTGTATGCAGGCCTGTCCCGTGAATGCGTATGAAAAAGATCCCATTACCGGTATCGTCAAGCATTTGGACGACCAGTGCTTTGGCTGCCAGTACTGCACGCTGGCCTGTCCCTACGACGTTCCCAAGTATCACAGTAAAAAGGGCATTGTCCGCAAATGCGACATGTGCAGTCAGCGGTTGACTGACGGGGAGGCGCCCGCCTGTGTGCAGGCCTGTCCGCATCAGGCAATTTCGATCGATATTGTCAACAAGGAGCAGGTGCTCGCCGACTCGGAGGTCAACGCGTTTCTGCCCGCCGCTCCCGATCCGCAGCATACCTACCCGACGACGACTTATAAGTCACGTAAGCCGTTCCCACGCAATACGATTCCGGCAGACTACTATTCAGCCAGCCCGCAACATGCCCACCTTCCACTGGTGATCATGCTGGTCTTGACCCAACTTTCGGTCGGTGCGTTTCTCACCGGTTCCATCCTCGAGTATTTTCTCAGCACGGAAACAACTTCGGTGATGACGCGCCTGTCAGCGACAACCGCGATGGTCTTTGGTCTGCTTGCCCTGGGGGCGAGCACGCTGCACCTGGGACGTCCCCTGTATGCCTTCCGGGGTATTCTGGGCCTCAGACATTCCTGGCTGAGTCGGGAAATCCTGGCATTTGGCGTCTTTGCCGGTGCCGCTCAGACCTATGCTGCGCTGACCTGGTTTGCCGGATCTATGCTCCCGAACTGGCAGCAGTGGCAACCACTGGCCGGCTGGATGGTCAGCCTGCTGGGAGTGGTGGGGATTTTCTGCTCGATCATGATTTATGTTTTCACCAAACGCGAATTCTGGAGCTTTGAAACAACGACAACCAAGTTTGCGTTGACTGCCGCTCTGTTGGGGATTGCCTCGACCTGGGTAGTGATCTTTCTGTTGAACCTGACGGTCGATTCTGCCGCCACAAATCTGCTGCTGGCACAGGCGGGGCCCTTATTGTCCAAGGCTCTGATTGTGACTTCTGTCATCAAGCTGAGTTTTGAGGCATCCATTTTCCGTTATCTGCTCCGGCGTCAAAACTCTCCTTTGAAGCGTTCGGCTTTACTGATGAGCGGTGAACTCTCAAATGTCACGCTCGCCCGTTTTGCCTGCGGCATCCTGGGAGGGATTCTGATGCCTCTGTTTTTACTGAACCACCAGACGCAACCGGTTCAGAACCTGATTCTGTTTTTCATCGTTGGTATTTTATTCATAGCCTGTTTAGCTGGTGAACTCCTGGAACGTTATCTGTTCTTCTCTGCGGTTGCCGCTCCCCGCATGCCTGGCGTTATCCACTAAAGTACTCGGACGGGACTCGGTTTCGATGTCTATTATCGATCAATCAAAATTAAGCTCTCTGATTCATCAGAAAGAGGGACACCTCACCAGAGAATTACTGCTCTCACCCGGCGGATTCGGTCTGGGAAAGGTGCCTGAGAAAAATCTGCCGGATGCGACGACCCAGATGGTTTGCGGCTTCTGTGGCACCGGTTGTAACCTGAATATCCATCTCAAAAACGGAGAAGGGGTCTGCATCAGCCCGACGACGGAATATCCCGTCAACCTGGGCATGGCCTGTCCCAAAGGCTGGGAAGCGCTGTCGGTGCTCGATTCGCCGGACCGCGCGATCAGCCCGCTGGTTAAAAAATCTCCCAATCACTGGGAACCGGTCGACTGGGATTCCGCACTGAGCCTGTTCACCAGCAAATTTAAAGCGATCCAGGAAAAACATGGCGACGATTCGGTCGCCTTTTTGAGTACCGGTCAGATGGTGACCGAGGAAATGGCCTTCCTGGGCGCGCTGGCCAAATTCGGCATGGGTATGAAACACGGCGACGGAAATACCCGGCAGTGTATGGCTTCAGCAGTCACCGCCTACAAGCAGTCGTTCGGCTTTGATTCGCCCCCCTTTACGTACCAGGACCTTGAAGAATCAGACGTGCTGGTGTTTGTGGGCGCGAATCCCTGTATCGCGCATCCAATCATGTGGGAACGCGTGATGCGGAATCCGCATTCACCGGAAATCATCGTGGTCGATCCCCGGAAGACGGAAACCGCCATGCAGTCCACACTGCATCTGCAGATCGCACCCAAATCGGATCTGCCTCTGTTTTACGGAATTGCTCAGCTGCTGATCGAGAAAGGCTATCTCGATGCGGATTATGTACGTGCCCATACCGAAGGCTTCGACGAGTTCAAAGCGCATGTCCGCGACTATCCACTGGAGCGCATCACCGCAGAGACCGGCTTGAGTCGGGAAAAGATTGAACGGTTCGTTGAACTGATTCACGAAGGGAAACGGGTTTCTTTCTGGTGGACGATGGGCGTGAACCAGAGTTACCAGGGAGTTCGCACCGCGCAGTCCATTATAAACCTGGCCCTGATGACGGGGAATATCGGTCGGCCCGGCACCGGTCCCAATTCCATCACCGGACAGTGCAATGCGATGGGCTCGCGACTCTTCAGTAACACCACCAATCTGCTCGGCGGACATGATTTTCTGAATGACCGCCATCGTGCGAAGGTTGCTGATATTCTTTCGATTCCCATCGACCGGATCCCGTCCGAGAACAGTTTGCCTTACCATAAAATCATGGAAGGGATTCTGGCCGGCAAAATCAAAGGGCTGTGGGTCATCTGCACGAACCCTGCGCATTCCTGGATTAACCAGGGTCAGGCCCGTGATATTCTGGACCGCCTCGATTTCCTGGTGGTTCAGGACATGTACCACACCACCGAGACCGCCCGACATGCGGATCTGATTCTCCCCGCTGCCGGCTGGGGTGAAAAAGAGGGGACCTTCATCAATGCGGAACGCCGCATCGGGCGTGTCAAACGGATCAAACGGGCGCCGGGACAGGCGTTGTCTGATTTCTCGATCTTCAAACTGATCGCCCAGTACTGGGGCTGTGGAGAGATGTTCTCCCAGTGGAGTTCCCCGGCCGAAGTGTTTCAGCTCATGAAAAAACTGAGTGCCGGACAGGCCTGTGATTTCTCGGGCATTGAAGACTATTCCTCGGTCGAAGAGCAGGGGGGCATACAATGGCCGTTTCCTGCGAGTGAAACAGCGCCCCCGGAGCCTCAGCGACGACTGTTTGAAGATGGTCGCTTCTTCCATGAAAACGGACGGGCCCGGTTCATTTTTTCCGAACCCTCCAAAATGCCGGAAGCCCCCAGCGAACAGTATCCCTTCGTATTACTGACAGGCCGCGGCACCGCTTCACAATGGCATACACAGACCCGAACCCGCAATTCGGATGTGTTGAAGAAGCTCTATCCCCAGCGGATTTATGTGGAAATCAATCCGGAAGACGCACGTCATAACTCCGTTCAACCCAACGACTGGATTATCGTGGAGTCACAGCGCGGCCGTCTCAAAGCCCGCGCGTTTATTACACAGTCGGTTCAGCCGGGACAGCTTTTTATTCCCATGCACTATGAGGCGACCAATCAACTGACCGACGCTGTCTTTGATCCGCATTCCAGCCAGCCTTCGTATAAATGCTGTGCTGTTCGGATCAGCGCAGAATAAAGAAGGTCAAAACGAGCCCCTCAACCAGATCTCAGGCCAAAGTTCCCCAACGCGCCCTTGAGCGCAATTCTGCCTTTCGGTGCAGATTTCACAAACTTTATCCAGTCCGCCTGCAAAACCGGAGTTTGTATTAAATTGCGCTAATGTGTCCGGGGGATGACCGATACCCTGAATAAGCACTGGTCGTACTTTACCTCAGACAGTGCGCGCTGCATGCGAGAAGATGACTCCCCCCTCATCCATTGATTTTCATAACCCGGGCTCATGAATTTACTGCAAACTCAATCCATGCATCTGAAAGCGGGCATTTTCTGTTTCCTGCTGCTGTTCGTCTCTCCTGCATTCGGACAGGGTGTGCCGCCAGCCCCCGGCTGTGATCAGGAACCGGGGCAATGCCTGAATACCCCCGCCTGCACTTCCTGTGTCCCGGACATCAACTACTGGGTTGTCAGCAGCCGCTGCTGTCCCCAGAAAAGTAATTGCTGCTGTCCCAGCTGTGAGTTTGACGTCTATCATTCCGCTGAAGCGGGACAGGTGACCGAACAGTCGATGGAGAGCATGCTGCAATCCCTGGATCCAAACGCCCCGATCTGTATCATGGTTCATGGCAGTCTGGTCAAGTGGGAGGATGTGCTGCTCGATTCCTATAATACGTATCTCTGGCTGAAAGCGGCTGCACCGCAGAAGCCGTTAAACGTGATTTTCTTCTCTTGGCCCAGTGACGATACGCCGACTAAAATCATCCCCGTTGATGTCCACATTCTGGGAAAACGGGCTGAATTTAACGGTCACTACCTAGCGCAACTGATCGCCGCTCTTCCGCCGCACCACCAGATCAGTCTACTGGGCCACAGCCACGGTGCCCGGCTGGTGGCTTCAACGATGCACTTGATTGGAGGCGGCAGCATTCAGGGTATCTCGCTCTCGGATTGCGGTATCCACATCTGTTGCCACTGCCGTCATTTTCGGATCGTCTTCGCCGCTGCTGCATTCAATCATAACTGGCTGAACCCGGGAGAACGTTACGGGTGCGGTTTGAACTGTACCGACTGCCTGGTCAACTTAAGAAATCACAAAGACCGGGTCCTGCTGCTTTATCCGGTCCTGGCACCAGCCTCACGGCGGGCACTCGCCCGTACCGGGTTTACCTGGATGGACAGGCGGAAGCTGGGAGAGGATACAAATCGGGTGAATGATATCGATGTCTCGGATTGCGTGGGAGCAGGTCACATGTTCCCCAACTATTACAGTCACCCTGAAATCGCCGAAACCATCGTGCCCGCCATCTATTTCAGCAACTGACCCGCCTGTACAAGTTGTCTTCGCAAGGGACACCAAATGTGTGCCTCCTCCGTCATGTCTCATTCTACGGCCAGCCTGACGTCGCTATAGAATCCGCGGATTTATTTTGCATCTCTCGTGAAACCTGAGTATTCTGGCGAGAGACTGACCACCTGCGACTTTGACTTTCCACCCCTATCCGCCTGCCACTATTAGACTTACTCACTTTCCGTGGTCTCTCTGAATCTTTCAGAATCTTTTGAGAAACTGAAAATAAATCCGCTGACTCGTGCATCGTAGTTACTAAAAGCCGTGGTTTTGTTATGTAAACGGGAGTAGAAATTGGCCACCGGTAACGATGGCAAGCTCGCCCCCGAGATCGTCCATCAGCTGTTTGAGACACACGCAGGCGAATTGCGCGCTTTTTTGACGGGAATGCTCCGCGACCACGATCTGGCAGACGAGGCTTTCCAGCTCACCTTTTCCAAGGCACTCCAGTCCGGAGGTCAGTCCCGGGAAGAGACCCGTAAGGGCTGGCTGTTTCGTGTCGCCTACCATGAAGCGATGGCATTGATTCGTCGCAATAAAATCCACCGGAAATCGTTAAACGATCTCTGCCAGATGACCAGCGGGTCTCTGAACGAGTCACCAGATCAACGGCTTCTGGATCAGGAACATCAGGAACAGATCCGACAGGCCCTCGCAAGTCTGCCGGAAAACCAGCGGGTGGTTGTAATCGCCCGCATTTATGAAAACAGGACCTTCAAAGAGATCTCCGAAGAGCTGGAGATCCCCCTGGGAACCGTCCTGACAAGAATGAGGCTCGCAATAAAAACACTGTCCCGGCAACTCGATCCTCCCTCACATGAGTCCTGAGATCCTGTTGCACGCCACTGTTTAAGATGACCGTCATGAAGAATTCACCTGACAACATAAACAAAGATGATGCCAGCGACCTGGAATGGCTGGCGTTTCAATACGTCTCTAACGAGCTCTCCGAAACGGAAAGCCAGG contains:
- the nadA gene encoding quinolinate synthase NadA: MSLPTVDPGEGVYEDPLDLMDEIDALKKEKDATLLAHFYIDGDIQDVADFTGDSLKLARDAVNVTTSTIVFSGVHFMAESTKILSPEKKVLLPDLNAGCSLADSCQYGDLLQFQEKLRAEGRDFETVAYINTSAKVKSLCDWIVTSGNAREIIDRVPADKEILFVPDQHLGRYLQEVTGRSMILWPGSCMVHEIFSVQDLLRAKKNNPGSLVLAHPECPHSILEVSDFIGGTEKLRQYVMSIKEPGTFLIATEANMIHPLEKSAPQHTYLPVPGIMASSGETCACNRCPHMALNTLQKVRDCLKYGKPEIEWQPYFDKAKAVLQRSLLQ
- a CDS encoding MFS transporter, which codes for MEIQNKATRINLFNFSTPQMRAFHMSWFAFFLCFFAWFGIAPLMSIVREEMHLTKEQVGWCIIGSVAITVIARLFIGWLCDQIGPRLAYTWLLVLGAIPVMGIGFAHDYTTFLIFRIAIGAIGASFVITQYHTSLMFAPNCVGTANATTAGWGNLGGGVTQMVMPLIFGMFVGILGFSDTMGWRASMFLAGLVCALTGIAYYFLTQDAPDGNFKELREAGKLTQKEQQKGMFLKVCKDYRVWALFVIYGACFGIELTINNVAALYFLDYFDYFKNMDATKAVKTAGLMAGIFGLMNIFARTLGGIFGDRFGQKWGLSGRVKWLFIAIFCEGIALMVFSQMSVLALALPSLIVFSLFVQMSEGATYSVVPFINKKALGAVSGIVGAGGNAGAVTAGFLFKTQAINWPTALFILGAIVTCCAFLTFLVRFSEEMEEEARLAHETAITVKSGEKELAASMGQ
- the nirB gene encoding nitrite reductase large subunit NirB produces the protein MIHQNFDTRQNVVVIGNGMVGLRFCEQLVDKDQQQEYQITTFCEEPRAAYDRVGLTQFFAHNDAEKLMLARKEWYADNQIDLHLSDRAVSIDRENKIVRSQKGVEIPYDKVVIATGSYPFVPDVPGIKNRGVFVYRTINDLEQIIAYAKQSKTAAVIGGGLLGLEAAKAALDLGLQTHVLEFAPRLMPRQIDDAGSKILVQKIEELGVQVHLNKATQKVLGESSVEGILFQDGSDLELDMIIVSAGIRPRDELARECDLEVGPRGGILVNDHLQTSDPDIYAVGEVALHSGMVYGLVAPGYQMAEVAATHLCHGEAEFKGSDLSTKLKLMGVDVASFGDYEAGPDVSKSLTFEDPFKGVYKKLVFNPDGTRLIGGILIGDASDYGSLSMLAKSDDKLPCSPHELVIGSGGGIPGGNAADMPDEAQICSCNNVSKGQICSAIQEQELTSVDQVKACTKAGGGCGGCMPLVTDLFKAEMAAAGITVNNHLCEHFEFSRTELFNIIKVKKLKTFTEVIADCGSGAGCEVCKPTVASILASLWNEHIVDHAPLQDTNDRFLANMQRGGLYSVVPRVPGGEITPEKLIVLGEVAQEFGLYTKITGGQRVDLFGAEVHDLPKIWEKLIDAGFESGHAYGKALRTVKSCVGTTWCRYGVGDSVGFAIRLEERYRGIRAPHKIKGGVSGCVRECAEAQSKDFGLIATENGYNLCICGNGGAKPRHADLFASDLDEETCIKYLDRFLMFYIQTADKLTRTATWLEKLEGGIDYLREVVIEDKLGICAELETMMQSLVDTYHCEWKEVVDNPAKRRLFEQFVNTDEHESSIELIPQRGQKRPIDWAPDFIPLESLQDAEPPASEKDESPREWVKVGVVSDFPAESGSTVKYGNSQLAVFNFQSRGEWFACQQMCPHKQAMVLSRGILGDAQGIPKVACPLHKKTFSLENGSCLSGEEEYAVNVFNVKVDEQENVYLELPEVEVLDELINQTVCAGAH
- a CDS encoding ferredoxin reductase, which encodes MILSKPEDERKQNEKLVTLSVCDVIQEADDVCTFRLDNQAGLLSPHQPGMFIKVCLDIRGNEVWRSFSISSSPFQPEQIDLTIKRNREGQASNYFFEQVQRGSQIRLKGPLGQFYYDPELHTEPLVLLCAGIGITPMMSIVRYLKDLDQNRACFLFYGARTHQDIIFDQETRQLMTQLPGFHYFLTLSQPVPHWLGYCGHLNFDFIISRIPQVTSCRFFLCGPREFNQEFSDRLQETGAPSELIHSEQFHKKRKIS
- a CDS encoding DmsC/YnfH family molybdoenzyme membrane anchor subunit, with the translated sequence MSFNYDEHNSSADSPLDEHTSGSQGTATCHQEFDLINLLLEEQQTLTAVDEFARQYESQALPAQSRYYADLIPSKSPQSGEQYAFQVDLDRCSGCKACVTACHSLNGLDENETWRDVGLLIGGTSQEPIYQHVTTACHHCLDPGCMQACPVNAYEKDPITGIVKHLDDQCFGCQYCTLACPYDVPKYHSKKGIVRKCDMCSQRLTDGEAPACVQACPHQAISIDIVNKEQVLADSEVNAFLPAAPDPQHTYPTTTYKSRKPFPRNTIPADYYSASPQHAHLPLVIMLVLTQLSVGAFLTGSILEYFLSTETTSVMTRLSATTAMVFGLLALGASTLHLGRPLYAFRGILGLRHSWLSREILAFGVFAGAAQTYAALTWFAGSMLPNWQQWQPLAGWMVSLLGVVGIFCSIMIYVFTKREFWSFETTTTKFALTAALLGIASTWVVIFLLNLTVDSAATNLLLAQAGPLLSKALIVTSVIKLSFEASIFRYLLRRQNSPLKRSALLMSGELSNVTLARFACGILGGILMPLFLLNHQTQPVQNLILFFIVGILFIACLAGELLERYLFFSAVAAPRMPGVIH